One genomic window of Undibacterium cyanobacteriorum includes the following:
- a CDS encoding BPSS1780 family membrane protein yields MSPNAGWHWLSQAIDLFKKRPFEIVFAYFGMMLCTFVVAALPLVGPVLSFALAPLFAMGLAQIYRDTERGEAFVATALFSAFRSPAKKPLFMLGLLQFLAFAASMTLASFFDDGLLRELISNPKLFEGEAAQNVEYARQMLWRLFQSVAISRLFYLPALMCFWYAPNLIAWHGMGVIKACFYSFFTVWRLRSAFIVYLLSCLAFLMVPTFVLGVLSAIHPAVAAIINLVIIPALLGLITIVNCSFYTSYTAAFERDTSA; encoded by the coding sequence ATGAGTCCAAATGCGGGCTGGCATTGGTTGAGTCAAGCGATTGACTTGTTTAAGAAGCGGCCGTTCGAAATTGTGTTCGCCTATTTCGGCATGATGCTTTGTACGTTCGTAGTAGCGGCCTTACCCTTGGTGGGACCTGTGCTAAGTTTTGCGCTGGCACCTTTGTTTGCAATGGGGCTTGCGCAAATTTATCGCGATACGGAGCGGGGTGAGGCCTTTGTTGCGACAGCCTTGTTCAGTGCTTTTAGATCGCCAGCGAAAAAGCCATTGTTCATGCTGGGTTTGTTGCAATTTCTCGCCTTTGCGGCTTCGATGACCTTGGCTTCTTTTTTTGATGACGGATTGCTTCGGGAGCTGATCAGTAATCCGAAGCTATTCGAAGGAGAGGCGGCGCAAAACGTTGAGTATGCGAGACAAATGCTGTGGCGTCTGTTTCAAAGTGTCGCGATCTCCCGTTTGTTTTACCTGCCAGCCTTGATGTGCTTTTGGTATGCGCCAAATTTGATTGCTTGGCATGGAATGGGCGTGATCAAAGCTTGCTTCTATAGTTTCTTTACTGTTTGGCGCTTGCGTTCGGCCTTTATTGTGTATCTGTTGTCGTGCTTGGCTTTCTTGATGGTACCAACCTTTGTCTTGGGCGTGCTTTCGGCCATCCATCCAGCGGTCGCGGCGATCATTAATCTCGTCATCATTCCAGCTTTGTTGGGGTTGATCACGATTGTCAATTGCAGCTTTTATACGAGCTATACCGCAGCATTTGAGCGTGACACAAGTGCTTAA
- a CDS encoding OsmC family protein, producing METTVRWTGVGGMSFIAETGSGHAVMMDGAPEGGGHNRAPRPMEMVLLGTGGCTAYDVVLILRKGKQDVRGCDVKLSAERASTEPKVFTKIHFHFTVTGRNLKLAQVERAIALSHEKYCSASIMLAKTAEMSHSFEIIEDSTIPSEHEKTTAVD from the coding sequence ATGGAAACAACAGTACGCTGGACCGGTGTCGGTGGCATGAGCTTTATCGCAGAAACAGGCTCAGGACATGCCGTGATGATGGATGGCGCCCCTGAAGGTGGCGGTCATAACCGTGCACCGCGTCCCATGGAAATGGTATTACTCGGCACTGGTGGCTGCACGGCCTACGACGTGGTATTGATTCTGCGCAAAGGTAAGCAAGATGTGAGGGGCTGTGATGTCAAACTCAGCGCAGAGCGCGCCAGCACAGAACCCAAAGTGTTCACCAAGATTCACTTTCATTTCACCGTCACTGGTCGTAACCTGAAACTTGCACAGGTCGAACGTGCGATTGCATTGTCCCATGAAAAGTATTGCTCGGCCTCCATCATGCTCGCCAAGACAGCCGAAATGAGCCATAGCTTCGAGATCATCGAAGACTCGACAATCCCTTCGGAACACGAAAAAACTACTGCGGTCGACTAA
- the rplM gene encoding 50S ribosomal protein L13, protein MKTFSAKGHEVQRDWFVIDATDKVLGRVASEVALRLRGKHKPEFTPHVDTGDFIVVVNASKLRVTGTKALNKVYYRHSGYPGGIYETNFQKMQARFPGRALEKAVKGMLPKGPLGYAMIKKLKVYADATHPHAAQQPQVLDI, encoded by the coding sequence ATGAAAACCTTTTCCGCTAAGGGCCATGAGGTTCAGCGCGACTGGTTCGTGATTGACGCGACAGACAAAGTTCTCGGACGTGTTGCCAGCGAAGTGGCACTCCGTTTACGCGGCAAACATAAACCAGAATTTACACCACACGTAGACACAGGCGATTTTATCGTTGTTGTGAACGCATCCAAATTGCGCGTGACTGGTACTAAAGCTCTGAACAAAGTTTACTACCGTCATTCTGGATACCCAGGTGGCATCTACGAAACGAACTTCCAAAAAATGCAAGCCCGTTTCCCAGGCCGCGCTTTAGAGAAGGCTGTTAAAGGCATGTTGCCAAAAGGCCCACTCGGTTACGCGATGATCAAGAAGTTGAAAGTATATGCTGATGCAACGCATCCACATGCTGCTCAACAACCACAAGTACTCGATATCTAA